AGTTAAACCTGGCCAGAGGCCTGGCCGCCCTCTCACTTGCTCGTCCTCCTTCCAGCTCAGCAGGGCTCCTCCGATCCCTGGTGCTCCTCTTGCCCTCCAGCTCCCCAAGGGGCAACACATTGCCCCAGGAGTGGCTTCTGGGAAGCCTTGGATGAGCAGAGAGGGTGGAGGGACGGCTGAGGCCTTGTGTGCGCAGTGATGGGGTCCTAGCAGAGCCTGGCTCCCggtggtctctgggtggggcagacgaACCATCTGTCTTCTCAGGTCTGTAACTCTGGGCCCGGCCAGTGGGTCTCACAGGGCCCACCTTGGGTACTGGGGTGCCAGTTACATCCACCGGTTGCCGGCCCTTTGCCAATCCAGAGAATGCAGAAGATGCTGAGAGGAGGTCGCTGGGTCTGGTGGTCTCTGCCTGGACACTGCCTCCTTccagcctggaggaggaaagCTCTGCCTCTTGGGGTACTGGACCCTCACTAGCCACTCCGGAGGCTTCTTCTAGGGCCCAGTTAGGGTCCAACACAGAGTCGAGAACATCCTCTGTCCCAGGAACAGGGGCCCCGACAGAGGGGCGGGGCTGAGGTGAACCTGTGGCAGGGCTGCCCTCCATGCCTGGGCTCTCAGACAACTCAAAGCTCTGGCAGGTGCTCCTGGGTGGTCGCTGCTTGGCACTGCCCGGGTCCACTGTGCGAAGAGGCTGCTCACTGGGCAAGAGGGAGCTCCCCTCTGTCCCCTCAGAGTCAGCCCAGGTTAAGCCAGTCATAGGGGCCATGGAGGGGGTGAGGGGCTGCTGAGGGGAGACAGAGGCCAGGTCACTGCTAGGGGTGCCTTTGGGGTACAGGCAGTTGCAATCAGGCTTGGTCACCACATCTGAAAGAaccacagagagagggagagagaaagacagggagaagATAGAGTCACCAGCCTTCAGCACAGCTTTCCCAGAGGGGGTCAAGAGGGTGATATGGGTCTGGAGGTCCCCTCATCCCCTAActcagccccgtggctgaggaGAGCACAGGACTGAAGCCGATGCTCATGACACAGGCGTTAGGCAGGGAAGGTGCAAACTGCAGGGTCTTACGGGCAGAGAGCAAAGAACAGGTTTAGACGCACAGACTGGGGGTCAGGGTCAGGGAAGACCAGAGAACAGCCCATCCTGGGGTTCCAGCTGGGTAGACACCAAGCCAGAGGGGAGCAGCAGCGAGCCAGGAGCTTGAGCAGTGGCCTCCAGCACTAACACAAGACATCCAAGCCCCAAGGACACTGTGTTGGTTGGAAAGCAGCAAGGTGGTTTCATGCACAGCCAGGGGCCACAGAGCCACAGCCACAGGTGGGAACAGGCTGGGGCTGGAACGTGGCCAAGGCTTGAGACCTTGGAATTGAAGCAACAAGACTGGACTTGGCCATTGGCAGGTCGCAGGGCCTCAGACCGTGCCTTGGGGAGCAAGGTTGGATGTAGGAGGGCACATGGCACAGGACGCAGAGACGAGGACACGCAGGGTACACATGTGCAGCTGGGCCAGCACTGGGAGAGTTTGAATGATGCTCAGCCTTCGAATCCAGCCTTGTCCCTGGAGGAGACACTCAAGGCATCCTGGGCACTTCTGGAGCCAGGGTATCCTGGTGATCCGTAGCAGGGCTCCTGGAGAAGGGCCCTGACTCCCAGATGGAGCCTCTCTCTCTCATGGAACCCCCCAGGTGTTCAGCCAGCCTGCAGAGCCGGTGGAGAAAGCCTCCATGCCCACAGGGCTCTCCGAGAGGGGCGCCCTTTTCCATTCCCTAATCTCACAGCCACGAGCATGATGCTTCTTGATGCCTTGACATGCAGACATACGTaagtgtacatgcacacacatgtcaGAAGAGACATGTGCCCAGGACCACCAGAGGTACATGAAGCCACATATGTACACAAAACAAGCACGTCTACACACACAGGAGCACAAGTAGCAGCCAGGCTGCCTCCCGGGGGTTCCTCCAGCCCCCGTCTCACCTCCCAATCCCTGCTCTGTTCCCCATCCCACCATCCCccaccactgcccccaccccccaccccccaccccaccccgccaccGCCGGCCTACCAGCCCCACTTGCTGGCCCTTTTGGTGCTTACCTGGGCTGGGGCAGTTAGCATAGTCATTGCTGCAGTTCTTGCTGAAAATGTTCCAGTCATTTTTAAGGagattctttatttcattaaagaCGTTCTTGATCTTTGCCAGCAACTGGAGGGGTGTCTCTTTGAAAGTTCGGATGCAGGCCTGGAATGAAGGAGAGCAGGGCCCCCTTTGGTGAGGATGAGCATTGGCCCCATGTCTCTAGCTTGTTTTTCAAACTCCCTTGGCCTCTCTCacatctgtcttctttttccctttcattttctccctcctctctcccctggtTTGCAGCAGAATAGGTCCTAAGGTCATGAGATACGTCATTTATTCACAGATccatttaacacatatttatgtGCCAGACATATGGCAATTACCTGGGAATCACGCAATGAACAAGAGAGGTGGTCCTTGGCCAAGTTGGACATTCAGTCCAGCAGGGCATTGACATTAAATACGTTGTTACAATGTGGTGGGTCCTATGAAGAAGTACTGAATGATCTGGCAATGTACAACAGAGGGAACTAAATGAGGGCTCAGGGGGAATTTCACCAAGGAATCGACTAACAGATGAGCAAGAGTTAACCAGGAAAGGAGGTAGGGCTGGAGAGAGATATTCAGGCAGTGGGGACAgactgtgcaaaggccctgaggcaggagagagcctGAAATGTTGAAAGACTAAAAGAAGGCTAGAGTGGCTACAGCACAGCCATCTAGGAAGAGAGCGGTGGAAGATGCAAATAAGAGAGGTCAGCAAGGGCTGGGTCCAGCAGGGCATTGTTGGCCATGTCAAGAACTGTCAACCCTATTCAGAGAGCAAGGAAAAAACATCTCAGGGGTTGTTGGAGAGGTGGGTGGTGGCATGATAAGACTcaaattttagaaagatcatccCGCTGTGGTGTGGAAAATGGCCTGGAGCAGGCCCCGGGGCGGCGGGTCCTTCTCTAGCATTGGTGTCTTGGAACGAAGGTAGAGGCTGCTCCAGCTCTGTCTGCTCATGGGACCCAGGCTCCCCACACCCACTGGAACTCTGAGAAGCTTCACacactcctggttttcctcccacctctgagCTGCTGCTCCTCAGTCTCCTTACCAGGCCCCCCTCCTCTGCCTGACTTCTAAACACTAGCATTCCTCAAGGCTCGGTCCTGGCCCACCTGTCCTTTCACAGCAGACAGGGCCATGCCTGCCCATGGCTTCATCTATGGCATACTTGTTGCTGACTTCCAAATACCAAATTTTTCCTTAAACTGAGCTGCAAAGGGAAGAACTATGGGCTTCCACTAGGCCATGGAGTCCTTGAAGGCATTGCTGTGTGCCCGCAGCCTGTGCATAGAAGGCCCTTAATAAATGTTCGCCAGATAGATGATGAGTGTACGAATGAGCAGACCAGGCTCAGCTCCATCCCTTAGCAGCTAGGTGACACTCGCAAAAGGGACTATCCAGTTTGggctcatttcctcatctgtaaagtcaaACAGTGTCTCCAGCCTCCTCGTCAGGGGTGTTGTAGGTAAGAGGTAAGCTGGCACTTCCTGGCCTTTCTTCATAAATGTCTGTCTCCTTTATCCCTCACCCCAGCTTCATAGAGAAAACAGGAGCCGTCAGAGCCCACCTGTCTCTCCTCAGGAGCTTGGAACCCCTTCCCTGCTGTCTTCTCAGGAGACTCTTGCTATGGGCAGCTCCTCCAGcttccctggctccctccctccctcctggagcGCTAGGGTGGGtggcttattaaaatgcagattcctaggcccACCCGCAGACCCAGAGAATCAGACTGTCTAGGGGCCTACACTGGGAATCTGTGTTCTAAATAAGCTCCACAAGTGGTTCCAGTGAATCCTAACACTGGAAAACCACAGATTTAACgcctcttttattaaaaaatgttttctcccttaATCCCGTACTTCCTCCAGctacctctctcttttttctgagcCTTTTGGAGCCATGTTCCTCCAGtgttttctccacttcctctcgtTCTGTTCGCCCTGATCCACCACCTCCATGTTGTCAAATCCAGAGGACACTTGTCAGCCCTTATCTTGCTTGACTTCTCAACCCCATTTGATAAAGTTACTAGCTCTTTCCATCTTGAAACACTTTTTCATGGGTCCAGTGAGCCACACTCTCCCAGTTTTCTTCTCACCCCTCAcactgc
This Equus przewalskii isolate Varuska unplaced genomic scaffold, EquPr2 ChrUn-13, whole genome shotgun sequence DNA region includes the following protein-coding sequences:
- the CSF1 gene encoding macrophage colony-stimulating factor 1 isoform X3 codes for the protein MPHKVRLKGCAEELASGVGLGESESLPGFSRRRRPSLRTPGQRRGPRPGRGLCSSRRASERARAANAPGRDPAARMTARGAAGRCPPTTWLCPWLLLFCLLVSRTITEEASENCSHLIGNGHLRFLQELIDSQMESLCEISFRFVDPDQLKDPVCYLKKAFPLVQDIMEDTMRFKDNTHNANVTMQLQELSLRLKSCFTKDYEEQDKACIRTFKETPLQLLAKIKNVFNEIKNLLKNDWNIFSKNCSNDYANCPSPDVVTKPDCNCLYPKGTPSSDLASVSPQQPLTPSMAPMTGLTWADSEGTEGSSLLPSEQPLRTVDPGSAKQRPPRSTCQSFELSESPGMEGSPATGSPQPRPSVGAPVPGTEDVLDSVLDPNWALEEASGVASEGPVPQEAELSSSRLEGGSVQAETTRPSDLLSASSAFSGLAKGRQPVDVTGTPVPKVGPVRPTGRAQSYRPEKTDGSSAPPRDHREPGSARTPSLRTQGLSRPSTLSAHPRLPRSHSWGNVLPLGELEGKRSTRDRRSPAELEGGRASERAARPLARFNSIPLTDAGHETKHVGPADPQLPGFVFRLLVPSIILVLLAVGGLLFYRRRRRLLSEPALSCPQSHQELQTVDVPMERLEDSPLTQDEDRQVELPV
- the CSF1 gene encoding macrophage colony-stimulating factor 1 isoform X2, which gives rise to MPHKVRLKGCAEELASGVGLGESESLPGFSRRRRPSLRTPGQRRGPRPGRGLCSSRRASERARAANAPGRDPAARMTARGAAGRCPPTQGVGIPGESESWGEMTPSLSQTWLCPWLLLFCLLVSRTITEEASENCSHLIGNGHLRFLQELIDSQMESLCEISFRFVDPDQLKDPVCYLKKAFPLVQDIMEDTMRFKDNTHNANVTMQLQELSLRLKSCFTKDYEEQDKACIRTFKETPLQLLAKIKNVFNEIKNLLKNDWNIFSKNCSNDYANCPSPDVVTKPDCNCLYPKGTPSSDLASVSPQQPLTPSMAPMTGLTWADSEGTEGSSLLPSEQPLRTVDPGSAKQRPPRSTCQSFELSESPGMEGSPATGSPQPRPSVGAPVPGTEDVLDSVLDPNWALEEASGVASEGPVPQEAELSSSRLEGGSVQAETTRPSDLLSASSAFSGLAKGRQPVDVTGTPVPKVGPVRPTGRAQSYRPEKTDGSSAPPRDHREPGSARTPSLRTQGLSRPSTLSAHPRLPRSHSWGNVLPLGELEGKRSTRDRRSPAELEGGRASERAARPLARFNSIPLTDAGHETKHVGPADPQLPGFVFRLLVPSIILVLLAVGGLLFYRRRRRSHQELQTVDVPMERLEDSPLTQDEDRQVELPV
- the CSF1 gene encoding macrophage colony-stimulating factor 1 isoform X1; this translates as MPHKVRLKGCAEELASGVGLGESESLPGFSRRRRPSLRTPGQRRGPRPGRGLCSSRRASERARAANAPGRDPAARMTARGAAGRCPPTQGVGIPGESESWGEMTPSLSQTWLCPWLLLFCLLVSRTITEEASENCSHLIGNGHLRFLQELIDSQMESLCEISFRFVDPDQLKDPVCYLKKAFPLVQDIMEDTMRFKDNTHNANVTMQLQELSLRLKSCFTKDYEEQDKACIRTFKETPLQLLAKIKNVFNEIKNLLKNDWNIFSKNCSNDYANCPSPDVVTKPDCNCLYPKGTPSSDLASVSPQQPLTPSMAPMTGLTWADSEGTEGSSLLPSEQPLRTVDPGSAKQRPPRSTCQSFELSESPGMEGSPATGSPQPRPSVGAPVPGTEDVLDSVLDPNWALEEASGVASEGPVPQEAELSSSRLEGGSVQAETTRPSDLLSASSAFSGLAKGRQPVDVTGTPVPKVGPVRPTGRAQSYRPEKTDGSSAPPRDHREPGSARTPSLRTQGLSRPSTLSAHPRLPRSHSWGNVLPLGELEGKRSTRDRRSPAELEGGRASERAARPLARFNSIPLTDAGHETKHVGPADPQLPGFVFRLLVPSIILVLLAVGGLLFYRRRRRLLSEPALSCPQSHQELQTVDVPMERLEDSPLTQDEDRQVELPV
- the CSF1 gene encoding macrophage colony-stimulating factor 1 isoform X4 produces the protein MPHKVRLKGCAEELASGVGLGESESLPGFSRRRRPSLRTPGQRRGPRPGRGLCSSRRASERARAANAPGRDPAARMTARGAAGRCPPTTWLCPWLLLFCLLVSRTITEEASENCSHLIGNGHLRFLQELIDSQMESLCEISFRFVDPDQLKDPVCYLKKAFPLVQDIMEDTMRFKDNTHNANVTMQLQELSLRLKSCFTKDYEEQDKACIRTFKETPLQLLAKIKNVFNEIKNLLKNDWNIFSKNCSNDYANCPSPDVVTKPDCNCLYPKGTPSSDLASVSPQQPLTPSMAPMTGLTWADSEGTEGSSLLPSEQPLRTVDPGSAKQRPPRSTCQSFELSESPGMEGSPATGSPQPRPSVGAPVPGTEDVLDSVLDPNWALEEASGVASEGPVPQEAELSSSRLEGGSVQAETTRPSDLLSASSAFSGLAKGRQPVDVTGTPVPKVGPVRPTGRAQSYRPEKTDGSSAPPRDHREPGSARTPSLRTQGLSRPSTLSAHPRLPRSHSWGNVLPLGELEGKRSTRDRRSPAELEGGRASERAARPLARFNSIPLTDAGHETKHVGPADPQLPGFVFRLLVPSIILVLLAVGGLLFYRRRRRSHQELQTVDVPMERLEDSPLTQDEDRQVELPV
- the CSF1 gene encoding macrophage colony-stimulating factor 1 isoform X5; protein product: MESLCEISFRFVDPDQLKDPVCYLKKAFPLVQDIMEDTMRFKDNTHNANVTMQLQELSLRLKSCFTKDYEEQDKACIRTFKETPLQLLAKIKNVFNEIKNLLKNDWNIFSKNCSNDYANCPSPDVVTKPDCNCLYPKGTPSSDLASVSPQQPLTPSMAPMTGLTWADSEGTEGSSLLPSEQPLRTVDPGSAKQRPPRSTCQSFELSESPGMEGSPATGSPQPRPSVGAPVPGTEDVLDSVLDPNWALEEASGVASEGPVPQEAELSSSRLEGGSVQAETTRPSDLLSASSAFSGLAKGRQPVDVTGTPVPKVGPVRPTGRAQSYRPEKTDGSSAPPRDHREPGSARTPSLRTQGLSRPSTLSAHPRLPRSHSWGNVLPLGELEGKRSTRDRRSPAELEGGRASERAARPLARFNSIPLTDAGHETKHVGPADPQLPGFVFRLLVPSIILVLLAVGGLLFYRRRRRLLSEPALSCPQSHQELQTVDVPMERLEDSPLTQDEDRQVELPV